Proteins co-encoded in one Enterobacter sp. R4-368 genomic window:
- a CDS encoding DUF2235 domain-containing protein, protein MDIESIIAAANRAQQAEDAGLGNCSRTWHVGFFFDGIHRNIDQDASEQRLSNVARLFRAFPEKKQDTTLNTHNKFYLSGLGTPFNEELAEKIHTIMDVAQSSVLDDLKDQPKDMAKDIGKELIKGGNWWEILKDSGKKLITPAEWKKLTSDTAKNAVKKVSIEATPWLRDNPVIADMLVTGVDTRINSAKARFERFFEQAKVNSPVPIKLISMSFYGYDLGATLARKFIDMLLADIFQKQGEKYFYQNIPVDIVFAGLFDCARHTPASNNNGVGWFVSAFGGPVKGISVLLGDKSIDQESALPVTVKNALHLVAAHENRPWRSLYCLGGSNDKHQEELLPGSSEDVGGGLKPNEQKPSAELCRVALHRMYRAATMAGVPFPDLRTLDQTDTDVAAYFVMQDNVNNKSVAQWTQVYQQAIPFKSVDVDAQNHHLDSYIEWLGRQYYQYRSECIKYEKQRGDSLALAGASAGLLGISPQSRVTAGRYQNELDVLHKNWGWLEDIHDAAVKMRNSMEGNLDDKRLLIAPDVYGPALRRARRFLDYAHAAFLNQPQPFPEDTAPPEMYAWFVHDIQTVERGAAISQDFLVIRSMERPEVESFLPDASATPGHCQAFSPSSGYNCKSTRK, encoded by the coding sequence ATGGATATCGAAAGCATTATTGCAGCTGCGAACCGGGCGCAACAGGCAGAGGATGCCGGGCTGGGAAATTGTTCACGTACCTGGCATGTTGGTTTCTTTTTTGATGGGATTCACCGCAATATTGATCAGGATGCATCAGAGCAACGCCTTAGCAATGTGGCGCGCTTATTTAGAGCATTTCCTGAAAAGAAGCAAGATACCACGCTAAATACTCATAATAAATTTTATTTATCAGGTCTTGGAACGCCATTTAATGAGGAGTTGGCTGAGAAGATTCACACGATTATGGATGTTGCTCAAAGCTCTGTGCTGGATGATCTCAAGGATCAACCCAAAGACATGGCGAAAGATATTGGCAAAGAGTTAATTAAGGGGGGCAATTGGTGGGAGATCCTAAAAGATTCAGGGAAAAAACTAATTACTCCCGCTGAGTGGAAAAAACTGACGAGTGATACTGCTAAAAATGCAGTAAAGAAAGTCAGTATCGAGGCAACCCCTTGGTTGCGTGACAATCCCGTTATTGCCGATATGTTAGTTACGGGAGTCGATACCCGGATAAATTCTGCAAAGGCTCGCTTTGAGCGTTTTTTTGAGCAAGCTAAAGTTAATAGTCCGGTACCCATTAAATTAATTTCCATGTCTTTTTATGGCTACGATCTCGGTGCAACTCTCGCACGCAAATTTATCGATATGTTGTTAGCTGATATTTTTCAGAAACAGGGCGAGAAATACTTCTATCAAAACATTCCCGTAGATATTGTTTTTGCTGGTTTGTTTGACTGTGCCCGGCATACACCTGCCAGTAATAATAATGGTGTCGGCTGGTTTGTATCAGCATTTGGTGGGCCTGTAAAAGGTATCAGTGTTTTACTGGGTGATAAATCTATTGATCAGGAGTCTGCATTACCCGTTACGGTTAAAAATGCACTGCATCTGGTCGCTGCTCATGAAAATCGCCCCTGGCGTAGCCTTTATTGCCTGGGGGGGAGTAATGATAAACATCAGGAAGAGTTGCTACCCGGCAGTTCAGAGGATGTAGGTGGTGGCCTGAAACCGAATGAACAAAAACCGAGCGCGGAACTCTGTCGGGTTGCATTACACCGGATGTATCGTGCAGCAACCATGGCCGGGGTTCCTTTTCCAGACTTACGTACGCTCGATCAAACTGATACTGATGTTGCTGCCTATTTCGTTATGCAGGATAACGTTAATAACAAGTCTGTCGCTCAGTGGACCCAAGTTTATCAGCAAGCCATCCCTTTTAAATCCGTCGATGTCGATGCGCAAAACCATCATCTGGATAGTTATATCGAGTGGCTGGGACGACAATATTATCAATACCGTAGTGAATGTATTAAGTATGAAAAACAGCGCGGGGATTCTTTGGCTTTAGCTGGTGCATCCGCCGGGTTACTCGGTATTTCACCGCAGTCCAGAGTTACGGCTGGTCGCTATCAGAATGAACTTGATGTGTTGCATAAAAACTGGGGATGGCTGGAAGATATCCATGACGCTGCAGTAAAAATGAGAAACAGCATGGAAGGCAATCTTGATGATAAACGCCTCCTGATCGCACCTGATGTCTATGGACCGGCATTGAGGAGAGCGAGACGATTCCTCGATTATGCGCATGCTGCTTTTCTGAACCAGCCACAACCTTTTCCTGAAGATACAGCGCCGCCTGAAATGTATGCCTGGTTTGTTCACGATATTCAAACAGTGGAAAGAGGTGCAGCGATTTCGCAGGATTTTCTTGTTATTCGTTCGATGGAACGTCCCGAAGTGGAGTCTTTTTTGCCCGACGCCAGCGCCACGCCTGGCCATTGTCAGGCTTTCTCGCCATCAAGCGGCTACAACTGTAAATCAACCCGGAAGTGA
- a CDS encoding DUF3304 domain-containing protein, giving the protein MGLFELFSKVDNAVNRGYARWGKWIWAALIAPFIIYGACIVWASIWGPPVGPVTLIIHSEIDRPILGFSVNGVGGANAFAHGGGGATCCGSISGKTAEVIWTLSTTRAQYNAGMRRETRRVVMPLPERKWGENDLHVHFLPGDKVLLGWSDNAWSPYEKRPDIPGKAVKQEHN; this is encoded by the coding sequence ATGGGATTATTTGAACTGTTCAGCAAGGTTGATAACGCTGTAAATCGCGGCTATGCCCGTTGGGGAAAATGGATTTGGGCAGCGCTGATTGCGCCTTTTATTATTTACGGTGCCTGTATTGTCTGGGCGTCAATCTGGGGGCCGCCAGTCGGGCCGGTCACGCTAATTATTCACAGTGAAATTGACCGGCCAATTCTGGGATTTAGTGTTAATGGTGTGGGAGGGGCGAATGCCTTTGCCCATGGTGGTGGTGGTGCTACTTGCTGCGGCAGTATCAGCGGGAAGACGGCCGAAGTTATCTGGACGTTGAGTACAACCCGGGCTCAATACAATGCTGGAATGCGCAGGGAAACTCGACGTGTCGTGATGCCATTACCGGAACGAAAGTGGGGGGAGAATGATCTGCATGTTCACTTTTTACCCGGAGATAAAGTTCTGCTGGGCTGGAGTGATAATGCCTGGTCGCCTTATGAAAAACGTCCCGATATTCCCGGAAAAGCTGTAAAGCAGGAGCACAACTGA
- a CDS encoding DUF3304 domain-containing protein: MGLFKLFSKVDNAVNRGYARWGKWIWAALIAPFIIYGACIVWASVWGPPVGPVTLIIHSEIDRPILGFSVNGVGGANAFAHGGGGATCCGSISGKTAEVIWTLDITHEQYLKGMRLEKRRVVMPLPERKWGENDLHVHFLPGDKVLLGWSDNAWSPYEKRPDIPGKAVKQEHN, from the coding sequence ATGGGATTATTTAAACTGTTCAGCAAGGTTGATAACGCTGTAAATCGCGGCTATGCCCGTTGGGGAAAATGGATTTGGGCAGCGCTGATCGCGCCTTTTATTATTTACGGTGCCTGTATTGTCTGGGCGTCAGTCTGGGGGCCGCCAGTCGGGCCGGTCACGCTAATTATTCACAGTGAAATTGACCGGCCAATTCTGGGATTTAGTGTTAATGGTGTGGGAGGGGCGAATGCCTTTGCCCATGGTGGTGGTGGTGCTACTTGCTGCGGCAGTATCAGCGGGAAGACGGCCGAAGTTATCTGGACGCTGGACATCACCCATGAACAGTATCTCAAAGGGATGCGCCTGGAAAAGCGTCGTGTCGTGATGCCATTACCGGAACGAAAGTGGGGGGAGAACGATTTGCATGTTCACTTTTTACCCGGAGATAAAGTTCTGCTGGGCTGGAGTGATAATGCCTGGTCACCTTATGAAAAACGTCCCGATATTCCCGGAAAAGCTGTAAAGCAGGAGCACAACTGA
- a CDS encoding DUF4123 domain-containing protein produces MDTTELLAALPVKSEENLCLLFEAGAQPEADFLRFKSQHQNRLHSLYIHPQLMEFQNYGPWLLELNDQEHLKGYLDTLPGCVAVIISTRYPPSLAVQLSRGCTIVSPEGTAALVRFYASHVITILAQCADHDWHAYLFRGITKWWLPGETQWQLLSITASEIAYPEDHVIRLGKVTWQQIADKHEVTSVLNEWQKMPTSKAFPPCVQHSMVIKALKKSETAGLFTPVDQKVYALYYLNGGKAKLESDSLKAVLPNVISGARSLADVLANHMDEKP; encoded by the coding sequence ATGGATACCACTGAGCTGTTGGCGGCATTACCTGTTAAAAGTGAGGAGAACCTCTGCCTGCTGTTTGAAGCTGGTGCACAGCCGGAGGCGGATTTTCTGAGATTTAAATCGCAACATCAAAACAGGCTGCATTCGCTGTATATCCACCCACAGTTGATGGAGTTTCAGAACTATGGCCCCTGGCTGCTGGAATTGAATGATCAAGAGCACTTAAAGGGTTATCTGGATACATTGCCAGGTTGTGTTGCTGTGATTATCTCAACCCGCTATCCACCTTCGCTGGCCGTGCAGTTGTCCCGAGGATGTACCATCGTGTCGCCCGAAGGAACGGCGGCACTGGTGCGCTTCTACGCCAGCCATGTTATTACCATACTCGCACAGTGTGCAGACCATGACTGGCACGCTTATCTGTTCCGCGGTATCACGAAATGGTGGTTACCTGGTGAAACGCAGTGGCAGTTGCTCAGCATTACTGCCTCTGAAATTGCATATCCAGAAGATCATGTTATCCGGCTCGGGAAAGTCACCTGGCAGCAAATAGCGGATAAACATGAAGTGACCAGCGTGCTGAACGAATGGCAGAAAATGCCGACCAGCAAGGCGTTTCCACCATGCGTACAGCATTCGATGGTGATAAAAGCGCTGAAGAAGAGTGAAACGGCAGGGCTGTTTACCCCGGTGGATCAGAAAGTCTATGCGCTTTATTACCTCAATGGTGGAAAGGCTAAGCTGGAATCAGATTCGCTCAAAGCTGTATTACCGAATGTTATCAGTGGAGCGCGGTCGCTGGCAGACGTGTTGGCTAACCATATGGATGAAAAGCCCTGA
- the vgrG gene encoding type VI secretion system Vgr family protein, producing the protein MAKDNWLALFDGQTRYTLEINDSRVKPDVLNFYGREALSAPSKWRIEFTTSQSDVAADDVLLKYATLRMLSGRKVHGVITAFEWLGSTVDQTYYSVTLSSRLALLSHTRRCAVYQNLSVPELVAQVLRNHGLEGADVEFRLQKRYPQRELITQWRESDLQFIRRILSEVGIWFCTGGNDVTGLDTVTFADGQQFYQYGQHLPYEEPSALYDGAAESVWGLRTWHNTVTGMVRTRDYNYRKAGTPMDSAVSVRNNATTIGVHYRYAGPFLEVGEDSAIEPETESGAFYARLHHERELNKSTRLHLFSNAVGLMPGMVLEADGSNLNDLKDGMLMTLITYRAARDTRLHVSVWGMPYSEQFCFRPQEEPRPHIHGTLPARIESREQGDIYAWLDNQGRYRVKMDFSREDAEPGYNYLWIRQAKPCSGDTYGWHTPLTDGTEVGIAYEDGDIDRPYIAHAFHDSEHQDIVTRDNRSQNILRTAAGNELRMEDLRGQEHIALTTPFGDTQLNQGHISDEQSKQRGSGFELRTDEYGVIRVAKGLFITADGQQKAVGEVLDMETALKEIDVCLQQLKALAAAAEQAQALEADIASQKAMFDQRLKPLNGMIHSHGPQGVAFTSGEHLQLAAGQNVAVNAGGDFSSGAMGNAAILAGEGVGLFARTGSLTLNASEGPVQIQAQNGAMHLSAEQKLSLISASDILFAGKKKVTLIGGGSYLVIDNGKVEYGTDMTYTRRIKRTHHTVPAAQPMDFPEISPTIMDKICIPCLLKAIQANDAIVQGA; encoded by the coding sequence ATGGCGAAGGATAACTGGCTGGCACTGTTCGACGGGCAAACCCGCTACACGCTTGAGATAAATGACAGCCGGGTAAAACCCGACGTGCTGAATTTTTACGGGCGTGAGGCGCTGAGTGCGCCATCGAAATGGCGCATTGAGTTCACCACGTCGCAAAGCGATGTGGCGGCAGACGATGTACTGCTGAAATACGCCACGCTGCGCATGCTCAGCGGGCGGAAAGTCCACGGCGTGATCACGGCGTTTGAATGGCTGGGTTCGACCGTTGACCAGACGTACTACAGCGTGACGCTCTCATCCCGCCTTGCGCTGCTTTCGCATACCCGGCGCTGTGCGGTATACCAGAACCTTTCCGTACCGGAGCTGGTGGCACAGGTGCTGCGTAATCATGGTCTGGAAGGTGCGGATGTTGAGTTTCGTCTGCAGAAGCGTTATCCGCAGCGCGAGCTCATCACTCAGTGGCGTGAAAGTGACCTGCAATTTATCCGGCGAATTCTTTCAGAAGTCGGTATCTGGTTCTGTACCGGGGGGAATGATGTCACCGGGCTGGACACGGTGACCTTTGCCGACGGTCAACAGTTCTACCAGTATGGTCAGCATTTGCCGTACGAAGAACCGTCTGCGTTATATGACGGTGCGGCCGAATCGGTATGGGGTCTGCGCACCTGGCATAACACGGTGACCGGGATGGTGCGTACGCGGGACTACAACTACCGCAAGGCAGGCACGCCGATGGATTCTGCTGTCAGCGTCAGAAACAATGCCACCACCATCGGTGTACACTACCGCTACGCCGGGCCATTTCTTGAAGTGGGCGAAGACAGCGCCATCGAACCGGAAACGGAAAGCGGGGCGTTTTATGCCCGACTTCACCACGAACGCGAACTGAATAAATCGACCAGGCTGCACCTGTTCAGCAACGCCGTCGGGTTGATGCCGGGTATGGTGCTGGAAGCAGACGGCAGCAACCTTAACGACCTGAAAGACGGCATGCTGATGACGCTTATCACCTATCGCGCCGCCCGCGACACGCGCTTGCATGTGTCAGTATGGGGAATGCCGTACAGCGAACAGTTCTGCTTCCGGCCACAGGAGGAACCCCGGCCACACATCCACGGCACGTTGCCGGCGCGTATTGAAAGCCGGGAGCAGGGCGATATCTATGCCTGGCTGGACAATCAGGGCCGTTACCGGGTGAAGATGGACTTCAGCCGCGAAGATGCGGAGCCGGGCTACAACTACCTGTGGATACGCCAGGCGAAGCCCTGTTCCGGCGACACTTACGGCTGGCACACGCCGCTGACTGACGGCACGGAAGTTGGAATTGCCTATGAAGACGGTGATATCGACCGCCCGTATATTGCCCACGCCTTCCACGATTCAGAACATCAGGACATCGTCACCCGCGATAACCGCAGCCAGAACATCCTGCGCACGGCAGCAGGCAACGAGCTACGAATGGAAGACCTGCGTGGGCAGGAACATATTGCACTCACTACGCCATTCGGCGACACACAGCTCAACCAGGGCCATATCTCTGATGAGCAGAGCAAACAGCGGGGCTCCGGTTTTGAACTCAGAACGGATGAATACGGCGTCATCCGCGTGGCGAAAGGACTGTTTATCACCGCTGACGGTCAGCAGAAGGCGGTGGGGGAGGTGCTGGACATGGAAACGGCGCTGAAAGAAATCGACGTCTGCCTGCAGCAACTGAAAGCTCTGGCCGCTGCCGCAGAGCAGGCGCAGGCACTTGAAGCCGATATTGCCAGCCAGAAAGCGATGTTCGACCAGCGCCTGAAACCGCTGAACGGGATGATTCATTCCCATGGCCCGCAAGGCGTGGCCTTCACCAGCGGCGAACATCTGCAACTGGCTGCTGGTCAGAATGTGGCAGTGAACGCGGGGGGAGATTTCAGCAGCGGAGCGATGGGGAATGCGGCAATTCTGGCCGGAGAAGGTGTCGGTCTGTTCGCACGAACGGGTTCACTGACGCTGAACGCCAGCGAAGGTCCGGTGCAGATCCAGGCACAGAACGGCGCAATGCACTTATCCGCAGAACAAAAGCTGAGCCTGATATCAGCGAGCGACATACTGTTCGCCGGTAAGAAGAAGGTGACGCTGATCGGCGGCGGCAGCTATCTCGTCATCGACAACGGGAAGGTAGAGTACGGCACGGATATGACCTATACGCGGAGGATAAAGCGGACGCATCATACCGTGCCTGCAGCACAGCCAATGGATTTCCCGGAAATTAGTCCGACGATAATGGATAAAATATGTATTCCGTGCCTGTTAAAAGCCATTCAGGCTAATGATGCCATAGTGCAGGGAGCCTAA
- the tssJ gene encoding type VI secretion system lipoprotein TssJ — MTSVFLRQVVLLALSCLLSGCGLTQAVSDGAASMTKSIFYKKIKVLHLDFEPRSGVNADEAQTPLATMVRVYQLRERQKVDAADYQMLLREADTVLKEDIVASKSLLVMPKGSVMLNMPMDEEAQYVAVIGLFNRPDLKNNTWRLVLSRDDLDPDKPRTIELGSGFLTLIPVKE; from the coding sequence ATGACATCCGTTTTTCTACGACAGGTTGTTCTGCTCGCTCTCAGTTGTCTGCTGTCCGGTTGTGGCCTGACGCAGGCCGTCTCCGATGGTGCGGCCAGCATGACCAAATCTATCTTCTACAAAAAGATTAAGGTGTTGCATCTCGATTTTGAACCGCGCTCGGGAGTCAATGCCGATGAGGCGCAAACGCCGCTGGCGACGATGGTTCGTGTCTACCAGCTAAGGGAACGCCAGAAGGTGGATGCCGCCGACTACCAGATGCTGCTGCGTGAAGCCGATACGGTGCTAAAGGAGGATATTGTGGCGAGCAAATCCCTGCTGGTGATGCCCAAAGGCAGCGTGATGCTCAATATGCCGATGGATGAAGAGGCGCAATATGTCGCGGTTATCGGGTTATTCAACCGCCCGGATTTGAAAAACAACACCTGGCGGCTGGTGCTGAGCCGCGATGACCTCGACCCGGACAAACCTCGCACCATTGAACTGGGTAGCGGATTCCTGACGCTGATTCCTGTTAAGGAGTGA
- the tssG gene encoding type VI secretion system baseplate subunit TssG — MERESQPAGAGLTEKLGEDIWRVNFYRFCQLLEQENPDAPLLGTADKPTADPVRFRPWPGMGFPASELHTVETDEEHPYLPPTVRTTFLGMYGVDSPLPTAYLDDIAQRREGYEATTAFLDIFSHRITTQYYRIWRKYAYPATFEAGGSDETSQCLLGLVGLGIPGTAEQVATPVSRFLALLGAMRLPTRNAEGIRQLVSLLAPHTTATIISPDPIKVQVAQRSGLGKGNRVSLSQRATLGKTGKEACSRILLKLATSNPFEAEGWLPGGQLHTDLMVLLRVYLGYRSDVRLRLTVPVGVLPEPRLGQKHRIQLGRTGILGLKRDKPGKRRNLTVSLGCYEGLDCQPLHPAQDGGYRFD, encoded by the coding sequence ATGGAAAGAGAATCACAGCCAGCAGGTGCCGGGCTGACGGAAAAACTGGGCGAGGATATCTGGCGGGTTAACTTCTACCGGTTCTGCCAGTTGCTGGAGCAGGAGAATCCCGACGCACCATTACTGGGTACCGCCGACAAACCCACTGCCGACCCGGTGCGCTTTCGCCCCTGGCCGGGAATGGGGTTTCCGGCCAGCGAATTACACACCGTTGAGACGGATGAAGAACATCCATATTTGCCACCGACGGTCCGCACGACCTTTCTTGGAATGTACGGCGTGGATTCGCCGCTACCGACCGCTTATCTGGATGATATCGCCCAGCGGCGGGAAGGGTATGAAGCCACCACGGCCTTTCTCGATATCTTTAGCCACCGCATCACCACCCAGTACTACCGAATATGGCGTAAATACGCCTACCCGGCGACCTTTGAAGCAGGCGGCAGCGATGAGACGTCGCAATGCCTGCTGGGGCTGGTGGGCCTGGGGATCCCCGGTACGGCTGAACAGGTGGCTACCCCGGTTTCCCGTTTTCTGGCACTGCTCGGGGCGATGCGGCTGCCAACCCGCAATGCGGAAGGTATTCGGCAACTGGTTAGCCTGCTGGCCCCGCATACCACCGCAACGATCATCAGCCCGGACCCTATCAAAGTGCAGGTGGCTCAGCGCAGTGGGCTGGGGAAAGGAAATCGAGTTTCCCTGTCACAGCGCGCCACGCTCGGAAAAACCGGCAAAGAGGCCTGCAGCCGTATTCTGCTAAAGCTGGCAACCAGTAACCCGTTCGAAGCCGAAGGCTGGCTTCCGGGTGGCCAGCTACACACCGATCTGATGGTGCTGCTGCGTGTATATCTGGGCTATCGCTCTGATGTGCGCTTGCGCCTGACTGTGCCGGTGGGTGTCTTGCCAGAACCGCGTCTCGGGCAAAAGCACCGCATCCAGCTTGGCCGTACCGGCATTCTGGGCTTGAAACGCGACAAACCCGGCAAGCGCCGCAATCTGACCGTCAGCCTGGGGTGCTATGAGGGGCTGGATTGCCAACCCTTACATCCCGCACAGGATGGCGGTTACCGTTTTGACTAA
- the tssF gene encoding type VI secretion system baseplate subunit TssF, with amino-acid sequence MDDLTLRYYEAEMRYLREAGKEFARAHPDRAAMLNLDKAGARDPYVERLFEGFAFLMGRLREKLDDDLPELTEGLVSLLWPHYMRTIPSLSVVAFEPEWQQLKQAEILPEGFPVLSRPVGPDKTICQYRATRDITLQPIHLADARLQTEPDGRAAIRLRFECASRVEWAKSGIDKVALYLDAESPVASALHLALTRRVHAIYARHVAARTERIRFDGWCKPMGFEDSERLWPKGDSAFSGYQLLLEYFSFRQKFMFVELRGLELIGLNQDTTWFETDIVLDGGWPSDMPFETENFRLHCAPVINLFTLEADPLTIDPLENEYLLRPLRVQDGHTEIYSVDNIHGAVKNGKHPYVPFTSFRHRGGMMRFDAPERYFHTRVKRGPSGLYDTWLILGGRSFEMEQLAEKPESLSIRITGTNGQLPRKALESTLLDRVVKAGKVAVKVRNLCAPTLPLYPPANDRFHWRVMSHLGSSFLSMMDNPEVLRGTLALYDWTDDEMNRRRLEAIVAVKHTLVRRFERGYMLRGVEIEITLNADNFAGEGDVNLFGEMLHRFFALYADVHLFNQLTLVLQPTGKRLRWKENHSQQVPG; translated from the coding sequence ATGGATGATTTAACCCTGCGCTATTACGAAGCAGAGATGCGTTACCTGCGCGAAGCCGGTAAAGAATTTGCCCGCGCCCATCCCGATCGCGCAGCCATGCTCAATCTGGATAAAGCCGGTGCCCGCGACCCGTACGTCGAGCGCCTGTTCGAAGGGTTTGCCTTCCTGATGGGACGCCTGCGTGAAAAGCTCGACGATGATCTGCCTGAGCTGACCGAAGGGCTGGTGAGCCTGCTCTGGCCGCACTATATGCGCACCATTCCGTCACTCTCCGTAGTGGCGTTCGAACCGGAATGGCAGCAGCTTAAACAGGCTGAAATTCTGCCTGAAGGCTTCCCGGTGCTGTCGCGTCCGGTTGGTCCTGACAAGACCATCTGCCAGTACCGCGCGACCCGGGATATCACCCTGCAGCCGATTCATCTGGCAGATGCCCGTTTGCAGACCGAGCCTGACGGGCGTGCCGCCATTCGCCTGCGTTTTGAGTGTGCCAGCAGGGTGGAGTGGGCCAAAAGTGGCATTGATAAAGTTGCCCTCTACCTTGATGCCGAAAGCCCGGTGGCATCCGCGTTGCATCTGGCGCTGACCCGCCGGGTGCATGCGATTTACGCCCGTCACGTTGCGGCCCGCACCGAGCGCATCCGCTTTGACGGTTGGTGTAAGCCGATGGGCTTCGAAGATAGTGAGCGTCTGTGGCCGAAAGGCGACTCTGCGTTCAGTGGCTACCAGCTACTGCTGGAGTATTTCAGCTTCCGGCAGAAGTTTATGTTTGTCGAGCTGCGTGGGCTGGAGTTGATTGGGCTCAACCAGGATACCACCTGGTTTGAAACCGACATCGTGCTAGATGGCGGCTGGCCGTCCGATATGCCGTTTGAAACCGAAAATTTCCGCCTGCATTGCGCGCCGGTGATTAATCTTTTTACGCTGGAAGCCGACCCGCTGACCATCGACCCTTTGGAAAACGAATACCTGCTGCGCCCGCTGCGTGTGCAGGACGGCCACACGGAAATCTACAGCGTCGATAATATTCACGGCGCGGTAAAAAATGGCAAACACCCTTACGTACCGTTCACCAGCTTCCGCCATCGCGGCGGCATGATGCGCTTTGACGCGCCGGAGCGCTATTTCCACACCCGCGTGAAACGTGGCCCGTCCGGGCTGTATGACACCTGGCTTATTCTCGGCGGCCGTTCGTTTGAGATGGAGCAGCTCGCTGAAAAGCCGGAATCGCTCTCCATTCGTATCACTGGCACTAACGGGCAACTGCCCCGCAAGGCGCTGGAAAGCACACTGCTCGACCGGGTAGTGAAAGCCGGAAAAGTGGCGGTGAAGGTGCGGAATCTCTGCGCGCCAACATTGCCACTTTATCCGCCAGCAAATGATCGCTTCCACTGGCGGGTGATGAGTCATCTGGGATCCAGCTTTCTGAGCATGATGGATAACCCGGAAGTGCTGCGCGGCACGCTGGCGCTGTATGACTGGACCGATGATGAGATGAACCGACGCCGTCTGGAAGCCATTGTGGCGGTGAAGCATACGCTGGTGCGCCGTTTTGAACGTGGCTACATGCTGCGCGGCGTCGAGATTGAAATCACGCTTAATGCCGACAACTTTGCCGGCGAGGGGGATGTGAATCTGTTTGGTGAAATGCTGCACCGCTTCTTTGCGCTGTATGCCGATGTTCACCTCTTCAATCAGCTCACGCTGGTGCTGCAACCGACAGGGAAACGACTGCGATGGAAAGAGAATCACAGCCAGCAGGTGCCGGGCTGA